The following proteins come from a genomic window of Malus sylvestris chromosome 4, drMalSylv7.2, whole genome shotgun sequence:
- the LOC126619058 gene encoding nuclear transcription factor Y subunit C-3-like, producing the protein MDPQGHNQPQSMGMVGSGAQLTYGSNPYQHNQMVGSPNPGSVAATVGAMQSASQSPGAQLAQHQLAYQHIHHQQQQQLQQQLQTFWANQYQEIDKVTDFKNHSLPLARIKKIMKADEDVRMISAEAPVIFARACEMFILELTLRSWNHTEENKRRTLQKNDIAAAITRTDIFDFLVDIVPREDLKDEVLASIPRGTVSVGGPADALPYCYMPPQHAPQVGDPGMIMGKPMMDPSLYAQQSHPYMTQPMWQQAPDQQQSPSDH; encoded by the coding sequence ATGGATCCGCAAGGGCATAACCAACCCCAATCTATGGGGATGGTAGGTAGTGGAGCTCAGTTGACATACGGTTCTAACCCGTATCAGCATAATCAAATGGTTGGGAGCCCAAATCCGGGGTCAGTTGCTGCAACAGTGGGAGCTATGCAGTCTGCTAGTCAATCACCTGGAGCTCAGCTTGCGCAGCACCAGCTTGCTTATCAGCATATCCACcaccagcagcagcaacaacttCAGCAACAGCTGCAAACTTTCTGGGCAAATCAGTATCAAGAAATCGACAAGGTGACAGATTTCAAGAACCATAGCCTTCCCCTAGCAAGGATCAAGAAGATTATGAAGGCCGATGAGGATGTGAGAATGATATCAGCCGAGGCACCTGTGATATTTGCCAGGGCATGTGAAATGTTCATATTGGAATTGACATTGCGGTCGTGGAATCACACGGAAGAGAATAAGCGGAGGACACTCCAGAAGAATGACATTGCAGCTGCAATCACAAGGACagatatctttgatttcttggtAGACATTGTGCCCAGAGAGGATCTGAAAGATGAAGTCCTTGCATCGATTCCAAGGGGTACAGTGTCTGTTGGCGGGCCTGCTGATGCACTTCCATACTGCTATATGCCGCCTCAGCACGCACCTCAGGTGGGGGATCCCGGGATGATTATGGGTAAGCCTATGATGGATCCGTCTCTGTATGCTCAACAGTCTCACCCCTACATGACCCAGCCAATGTGGCAGCAGGCACCGGACCAGCAGCAGTCACCATCAGATCATTAG